In Microbacterium enclense, the DNA window GCCGAGCTCCGTCGGCACATCCTGCGGCCCGACGGCTCGACCTTCCACACCTTCTACTGGAACGCCGAGACCGGCGAGCCGCTCCGCGGAGCGACCGAGCAGGGCGCCTTCGACGACTCGTGCTGGGCGCGCGGGCAGGCGTGGGGCATCTACGGCTTCGCCATGAACCACCGGGCGACCGGCAACGGCGACCTCCTGGACGCCTCCCGCATCTGCGCCGAGTACTTCCTCGCGCACCTCCCCGCCGACGATGTGCCCTACTGGGACCTCGTGTACAACGACGGTGCCGACGCCCCGCGCGACAGCTCGGCGGGCGCGATCGCGGTCTGCGGACTCTACGAGCTCGCCGACGTCGACCCCGAGGGCGCCGAGCGCTGGCGGGCCGCGGCCGACCGCATCCTGGCATCCCTCATCGCCCGGTACACCCCGGCGCGCGCCGCTGACGCCGACACGGTGCTGCTGCACAGCGTCTACGACCTGCCGAAGAACGTCGGTGTCGACGAGGGCACGCTCTGGGGCGACTACTTCTACTTCGAGGCCCTCGCCCGCGCTTCCCGGCCCGACTGGCGGCCGGTGTGGTGAGGCTCGCGCGCGTCGGCGATCGCTCGGTCGCCGTGCTGGAGGGCTCCGGCGGCGACCGCATGCTCGACCTCGGCCCGCGCCCGCTCCCCGAGCTCTTCGCCGAGCTCGACGGCATCCGGGATCTGATCCGAACCACGGATGCCGAGACCCTGCCGCCCCTCGACACCGCGGCGCTGCGCGCGCCCGTGGTGCCGCGCACGATGCTCTGTCTCGGCTACAACTACCGCGGACACGTGCCCGACGGCGTCGATCCGACCGCCGACGACCCGTCCACTCCCGACGTCTTCGTGAAGACCCCGAACACGTTCGGCGGACCGAACGACCCGGTCGTGGTGCCGGCGGTCGCCGACGACGTCGACTACGAGGGCGAGATCGCGGTCGTCATCGGTCGGCGCGCCCATGGCGTCGCTCTCGATGACGCCCTGTCGTATGTCGCCGGGTACACGCTGCTCAACGATGTGTCCGACCGGTCGTGGCAGCGCCGACAGAGTCAGTGGGCGCTCGGCAAGTGCTTCGACGGGTTCGCTCCGCTCGGGCCCTGGATGGTCACGGCCGACGAGGTCGACCCGCGAGACCTGGTGGTCGAGGTCGTCCGCGATGGCGAGGTGACCGTCTCGCAGTCGACGGCGACGACGATCTTCTCGGTCGCCTTCGTCGTGCACTACCTGAGTCAGGTGCTCACCCTCGACCCCGGGGACGTCATCTCGACCGGGACCCCGCAGAAGCTCGCCCGCGCGCAGGACGCGCATCGGCCCCTCGCCCCCGGCGATGCGGTCATCGTCCGTGTCGCGGGCATCGGCGAGCTCACCACGACCTTCATCGCACCCTCGGGAGTCTCCGCATGATCCTCGACACCTTCCGCCTCGACGGCCGCGTCGCCGTCGTCACCGGCTCGAGCCGTGGGCTCGGTCAGGGGGCGGCCCTCGCCCTCGCCGAGGCGGGCGCCGACCTCGTGCTCATCGACCGCGGCGACGCGGCGCACACCGCCGAGCTCGCCCGCGGCCTCGGGCGTCGCGTGCACGCGATCCACCGCGACTTCGTCTCGGCCTCGCGCGACGAGCTGGCCGCCGCGATCGACGAGGCCGCCGACGCGCTGGGCCGCGTCGACATCCTCGTCAACAACGCCGGCACCATCCGTCGTGCGCCCGCCGCCGAGCACAGCGCCCAAGACTGGGACGACGTGCTCGCCGTCAACCTCGACGCGGTGTTCCACCTCTCCCAGGCCGCGGGGCGACGCATGATCGCGCAGGGGTGGGGCCGTATCGTCAACGTCGCCTCGATGCTGTCGTTCCAGGGCGGCATCCTCGTTCCGGGTTACGCCGCCTCGAAGCACGCGGTGGCGGGCCTCACCAAGGCGCTCGCGAACGAATGGGCGGCCTCCGGCGTCACGGTGAACGCCGTCGCCCCGGGCTACATGGCCACCGACAACACCGCGCCCATCCGCGCCGACGCCGACCGCGAGGCGTCGATCCTCGCGCGCATCCCCGCCGGACGATGGGGCACGCCGGGCGACCTGCAGGGCGCGTTCGTCTTCCTGGCATCCGATGCCGCCGCCTACGTCACCGGGGCCGTGATCCCCGTCGACGGCGGGTGGCTCGTGCGGTGACCTGACCCTTCGACCGCCCGCGCGCCGCCCGCTCGACCCACCGCGGGTCCCCGCCCCCCGCCCACGCCGCGCTCGACCCCGAGCGCTTCCCGACCGCCCCGCCTCGCGCTCGACCGAGCGCCACCCGCCCCGCCCCGGCCCGCCGGGCTCGACCCCAGGAGAACCGCATGACCGCCTCCATCCCCCAGCGCTACGCGACCCACCCCGAGCAGATCCCCGGCATGGACACCGCCGACCTGCGTGAGCGCTTCCTCATCGATGACGTGTTCGTCCCCGGGGAGGTGCGCCTGACGTACACGCACCACGACCGCATCGTCCTCGGTGGAGCGGTGCCCGCGGGTCGTGACCTGCCGCTGACCGGTTACCCCGAGATCCGCAGCGACTTCTTCCTCGAGCACCGAGAGATCGGCATCGTGAACGTCGGCGGCACCGGCACAGTCACCGCCGACGGCGAGGTCTACGAGCTCGTCACCGGTGCGTGCCTGTACCTCGGCCGCGGAATCCGCGATGTGGTGTTCGCCGATTCGGAGGGGGCGGGCGCGCAGTTCTACCTCTTCTCGGCGCCCGCTCACACGGCCTACCCCGCGGCCCTGGTATCGCCGGGTGAAGGGACCGTGCGCGAGCTCGGCGACCAGCTCACCAGCAACCGCCGCACCCTCAACCAGTACATCCACGAGAACGGCGTGAAGAGCTGCCAGATCGTGATGGGGGTGACCGCGTTGCACCCCGGCTCGATGTGGAACACCATGCCCGCGCACACCCACGACCGTCGCACCGAGTGCTACCTCTACTTCGACGTCCCCGAAGACGCGCGTGTCGTGCACCTCATGGGCGAGCGCGACGAGACGCGTCACCTCATCGTCGGCGACCGCCAGGCCGTCATCTCGCCGAGCTGGTCGCTGCACTCGGGTGTCGGTACCGCGGCGTACTCGTTCGTCTGGGCGATGGCGGGCGAGAACCAGGCCTTCGACGACATGGATGCCGCGCCCATCACCGACCTGCGCTGATGGGCGGTGCGTCACGGGGCGCGACCCCCACTGCGGCCGGGGGTCGCGGATCGGTGTCTCGCATCGTCACCGGCGCGCCCGCCGTGCTTCTCGCCGTCGGAGAGACGATGGCGATGCTCGCACCCTCCGACGGCGCAGGCGTGGTCGACGCCACCGCGTTCCTCGTCGATGCGGGCGGCGCGGAGTCGAACGTCGCCGCTCATGCGGCGGCCGCGGGAATGACGGCGCGCTGGCACAGCCGCCTCGGCGTCGACCCGCTCGGCGACCGCGTGCTGCGTCAGATCGCGTCTCGCGGGGTCGACGTGTCGAGCGTCGTGCGCGATCCTGAGCGCCCCACCGGCCTCTACGTCAAAGACCCGGGTTGGGGTGTGCGGTACTACCGGCGCGGGTCCGCGGCATCCGCTCTTCAGGAAACGGATGCCGCCGGCCTCGTCCTCGACGACGTCGACGTGCTGCACGTGTCGGGCATCACGGCGGCCCTGTCGGCGTCGGCGCGGGCATTCCTGGTCGCGGCGATGGAGCGCGCGCGAGCAGCGGGCGTCACGGTGAGCTTCGACGTCAACCACCGTGCCGCGCTCTGGACGGCGGCGACGGCGGGCCCCGTCCTCCTCGACCTCGCGGCACGCGCGGACGTCGTGTTCGTCGGGCGCGACGAGGCCGAGGCGCTCTGGGGGGCACCCCGCGACACCGACGTGCAGGGGCTCCTGCCCGAGGTGCCCGAGCTCGTCGTGAAAGACGGCGACGTGGGGGCGACCGCCTTCGTCGGTGCCG includes these proteins:
- a CDS encoding fumarylacetoacetate hydrolase family protein, with product MRLARVGDRSVAVLEGSGGDRMLDLGPRPLPELFAELDGIRDLIRTTDAETLPPLDTAALRAPVVPRTMLCLGYNYRGHVPDGVDPTADDPSTPDVFVKTPNTFGGPNDPVVVPAVADDVDYEGEIAVVIGRRAHGVALDDALSYVAGYTLLNDVSDRSWQRRQSQWALGKCFDGFAPLGPWMVTADEVDPRDLVVEVVRDGEVTVSQSTATTIFSVAFVVHYLSQVLTLDPGDVISTGTPQKLARAQDAHRPLAPGDAVIVRVAGIGELTTTFIAPSGVSA
- a CDS encoding sugar kinase — translated: MGGASRGATPTAAGGRGSVSRIVTGAPAVLLAVGETMAMLAPSDGAGVVDATAFLVDAGGAESNVAAHAAAAGMTARWHSRLGVDPLGDRVLRQIASRGVDVSSVVRDPERPTGLYVKDPGWGVRYYRRGSAASALQETDAAGLVLDDVDVLHVSGITAALSASARAFLVAAMERARAAGVTVSFDVNHRAALWTAATAGPVLLDLAARADVVFVGRDEAEALWGAPRDTDVQGLLPEVPELVVKDGDVGATAFVGAVRSFVPALRVEVLDVVGAGDAFAGGYLAARAHGLDVVGRLTAGHERAALTLRTFGDSLDDARP
- the kduI gene encoding 5-dehydro-4-deoxy-D-glucuronate isomerase — protein: MTASIPQRYATHPEQIPGMDTADLRERFLIDDVFVPGEVRLTYTHHDRIVLGGAVPAGRDLPLTGYPEIRSDFFLEHREIGIVNVGGTGTVTADGEVYELVTGACLYLGRGIRDVVFADSEGAGAQFYLFSAPAHTAYPAALVSPGEGTVRELGDQLTSNRRTLNQYIHENGVKSCQIVMGVTALHPGSMWNTMPAHTHDRRTECYLYFDVPEDARVVHLMGERDETRHLIVGDRQAVISPSWSLHSGVGTAAYSFVWAMAGENQAFDDMDAAPITDLR
- the kduD gene encoding 2-dehydro-3-deoxy-D-gluconate 5-dehydrogenase KduD; this translates as MILDTFRLDGRVAVVTGSSRGLGQGAALALAEAGADLVLIDRGDAAHTAELARGLGRRVHAIHRDFVSASRDELAAAIDEAADALGRVDILVNNAGTIRRAPAAEHSAQDWDDVLAVNLDAVFHLSQAAGRRMIAQGWGRIVNVASMLSFQGGILVPGYAASKHAVAGLTKALANEWAASGVTVNAVAPGYMATDNTAPIRADADREASILARIPAGRWGTPGDLQGAFVFLASDAAAYVTGAVIPVDGGWLVR